Proteins from one Primulina huaijiensis isolate GDHJ02 unplaced genomic scaffold, ASM1229523v2 scaffold21623_ERROPOS600000+, whole genome shotgun sequence genomic window:
- the LOC140967002 gene encoding putative germin-like protein 2-1 produces the protein MAKFMLTLTLFALTFGTLAQAHEPSPLQDFCVADFKSTVRANGFPCLDPKQVTADHFLFRGLQVRGNTSNPLGSFINRPTVNEIPGLNTLDISTVRVDYAPRGVVPPHHHPRASEILIVLEGTILAGFVTSDPENRLVSKVLRKGDVFVFPFGLIHFQENIGQGNAVTMAFLSSQNPGVMAIANAIFGSNPPIKVHVLAKAFQVDKSVINKLQASYN, from the exons ATGGCAAAGTTCATGCTAACCCTAACCCTCTTCGCATTAACTTTTGGTACCCTAGCCCAAGCGCATGAGCCTAGTCCCCTTCAAGATTTTTGTGTTGCCGACTTCAAAAGTACAG TTAGAGCGAACGGATTTCCTTGCCTAGATCCCAAGCAAGTGACCGCAGATCACTTTCTTTTCAGAGGCCTTCAGGTACGAGGGAACACTTCGAATCCATTGGGATCTTTCATAAACCGACCAACGGTGAATGAAATTCCAGGCCTCAACACCCTCGACATCTCCACGGTAAGAGTCGACTATGCCCCTCGTGGGGTCGTCCCACCCCACCACCACCCACGCGCCTCCGAGATTCTCATTGTGCTAGAAGGGACAATACTCGCGGGCTTCGTGACATCAGATCCCGAAAACCGTCTCGTTTCCAAAGTACTTCGAAAGGGTGATGTGTTTGTCTTCCCATTCGGGCTTATTCATTTCCAAGAAAACATCGGACAAGGGAATGCTGTAACCATGGCCTTTTTGAGCAGTCAAAATCCTGGTGTGATGGCTATTGCCAACGCCATTTTCGGGTCGAATCCGCCTATAAAAGTCCACGTTTTGGCCAAGGCTTTCCAGGTGGACAAGTCGGTAATCAACAAGCTGCAAGCGTCATATAATTAA
- the LOC140967000 gene encoding berberine bridge enzyme-like 22 produces MMISHSVQVLLLLSFFLTFCDAKHEEFVECMSIYSAKTYIKSFKYIHAPNSKSYFNLLQSAEQNPRWLNSTSSTPRFIITPYDADEIRAAILCSKKHGLQIRVKSGGHDYEGLSFLCKTPFIIIDFINLRSISIDLEKETAWIQSGATLGELYYNIAKKSGVLGFPAGVCPSVGVGGHFSGGGIGTMVRKYGLAADNIIDALFMDVEGRILDRKSMGEDLFWAIRGGGGGSFGVIIGWKIKLFRVPPVVTVFTLHKTLNQEGVGLVHQWQQIATKLPEDLFIRVVIQGSDIDGKATQKVVEVLFNSLFLGPINELIPLMNKSFPELGLTEKNCSEMSWIESVMYFTGYQPSDPLELLLDRTIQYKSYFKAKSDFVEKSIPDNAFGGIRKRFLQEKLAFLIMDPFGGRMEEIPESELPFPHRKGNLFNIQYLVKWVANEDTESKKHEYWIRELYNYMEPYVSSSPRAAYINYRDLDIGVNIQNHNISHSHVVWGKKYFKGNFKRLAEVKRRVDPGNFFRHEQSIPLLV; encoded by the coding sequence ATGATGATCTCTCATTCAGTCCAAGTACTGCTTTTGCTTTCATTTTTCCTTACATTTTGTGATGCGAAACATGAAGAATTTGTCGAGTGCATGTCAATTTATTCTGCTAAAACATACATTAAATCCTTTAAATACATACACGCTCCAAACTCTAAATCATATTTCAATCTCTTGCAATCCGCGGAACAAAATCCCAGATGGTTAAACTCGACGTCCTCTACACCTAGATTCATAATCACACCATACGATGCTGATGAAATCAGAGCAGCCATCCTTTGTAGCAAGAAGCATGGTTTGCAAATCAGAGTCAAGAGTGGTGGCCATGACTATGAGGGCCTATCGTTTCTTTGCAAAACACCGtttataataattgattttatcaATCTCCGTTCCATTAGCATTGATTTGGAGAAGGAAACAGCATGGATTCAGTCAGGGGCAACGCTTGGTGAGTTATATTACAACATTGCTAAGAAGAGTGGAGTTCTTGGATTTCCTGCAGGAGTATGCCCAAGTGTGGGTGTTGGAGGCCACTTTAGTGGAGGAGGTATAGGAACCATGGTCAGAAAATATGGCCTAGCTGCAGATAACATCATTGATGCTTTGTTCATGGATGTAGAGGGAAGGATTCTTGATCGAAAATCAATGGGGGAAGATCTATTTTGGGCTATTCGAGGAGGTGGAGGAGGTAGCTTTGGGGTAATAATTGGTTGGAAAATCAAGTTGTTTCGAGTTCCACCGGTTGTGACTGTTTTTACACTACACAAGACTTTAAATCAAGAAGGTGTAGGACTTGTCCATCAATGGCAACAGATAGCAACTAAGCTGCCGGAAGATCTATTCATCAGAGTTGTGATTCAAGGTTCAGATATAGATGGCAAAGCGACGCAAAAAGTGGTAGAGGTCTTGTTTAACTCTCTATTTCTCGGACCAATAAATGAATTAATTCCGTTGATGAATAAGAGCTTCCCAGAATTAGGCTTAACAGAAAAAAATTGTAGTGAAATGAGTTGGATAGAATCTGTCATGTACTTCACTGGATATCAACCAAGTGACCCCCTGGAACTTTTACTGGACAGAACCATCCAATATAAGAGCTACTTCAAGGCAAAATCAGATTTCGTGGAGAAATCCATACCAGATAATGCATTTGGAGGGATTCGAAAAAGATTTCTGCAAGAAAAGTTAGCATTCTTGATAATGGATCCTTTCGGAGGAAGAATGGAGGAAATCCCAGAATCTGAACTGCCTTTCCCTCACAGAAAAGGAAATCTGTTCAACATACAGTACTTGGTGAAATGGGTAGCGAACGAGGATACCGAATCCAAGAAACATGAATACTGGATCAGAGAGCTTTACAATTACATGGAACCATATGTTTCAAGCTCTCCACGAGCTGCCTACATAAACTATAGGGATCTTGATATAGGAGTCAACATTCAGAATCATAATATCAGCCATTCACATGTGGTTTGGGgtaaaaaatatttcaagggAAACTTCAAAAGATTGGCAGAAGTGAAGAGACGGGTTGATCCGGGGAACTTTTTCAGGCATGAACAGAGTATTCCCCTGCTGGTGTAA
- the LOC140967001 gene encoding dihydroceramide fatty acyl 2-hydroxylase FAH1-like isoform X1, which yields MVVQGFTVDLDKPLVFQVGHLGEAYQDWVHQPIVGKEPRFFENDILEFLTKNDWWVIPLIWLPVVGWSLSIAVSMGNSIYQLFPMVAFGIFAWTLLEYTLHRFLFHIKTKSYWGNTLHYLLHGCHHKHPMDGLRLVFPPAATAILLVPFWNLIKLLSTPSTAPAFFGGGLLGYVMYDVTHYYLHHGQPTTKVSKALKKYHLNHHFRIQNKGFGITSSLWDKIFGTLPPSKQAQKS from the exons ATGGTTGTACAGGGATTTACTGTGGACTTAGATAAGCCCCTTGTCTTCCAG GTTGGGCATCTTGGTGAGGCTTATCAGGACTGGGTTCATCAGCCAATTGTGGGCAAGGAACCTCGATTTTTTGAAAACGATATTTTGGAG TTCCTGACAAAGAACGACTGGTGGGTAATTCCCCTTATTTGGCTCCCAGTGGTCGGATGGTCCCTTTCAATCGCTGTTAGTATGGGAAATTCAATCTATCAGTTGTTCCCGATGGTAGCGTTTGGCATTTTTGCCTGGACGTTGCTTGAATATACTCTGCATCGATTCCTTTTCCACATTAAGACAAAGAGTTATTG GGGCAACACACTTCATTATCTACTTCACGGTTGTCATCATAAGCACCCTATGGACGGTTTGCGACTTGTTTTTCCTCCTGCTGCAACTGCTATTCTCTTGGTGCCT TTTTGGAACTTGATAAAACTCTTATCTACTCCTTCCACTGCTCCTGCATTCTTTGGTGGTGGTCTTCTTGGCTATGTAATGTATGATGTAACTCATTACTACTTGCACCATGGGCAGCCAACCACTAAAGTATCAAAGGCTCTCAAG AAATATCATCTTAATCATCATTTCCGCATCCAGAATAAAGGCTTTGGCATCACTTCCTCACTCTGGGACAAGATATTTGGAACCCTACCTCCATCAAAACAAGCTCAAAAGAGTtag
- the LOC140967001 gene encoding dihydroceramide fatty acyl 2-hydroxylase FAH1-like isoform X2 — translation MVVQGFTVDLDKPLVFQVGHLGEAYQDWVHQPIVGKEPRFFENDILEFLTKNDWWVIPLIWLPVVGWSLSIAVSMGNSIYQLFPMVAFGIFAWTLLEYTLHRFLFHIKTKSYWGNTLHYLLHGCHHKHPMDGLRLVFPPAATAILLVPFWNLIKLLSTPSTAPAFFGGGLLGYVMYDVTHYYLHHGQPTTKVSKALKNKGFGITSSLWDKIFGTLPPSKQAQKS, via the exons ATGGTTGTACAGGGATTTACTGTGGACTTAGATAAGCCCCTTGTCTTCCAG GTTGGGCATCTTGGTGAGGCTTATCAGGACTGGGTTCATCAGCCAATTGTGGGCAAGGAACCTCGATTTTTTGAAAACGATATTTTGGAG TTCCTGACAAAGAACGACTGGTGGGTAATTCCCCTTATTTGGCTCCCAGTGGTCGGATGGTCCCTTTCAATCGCTGTTAGTATGGGAAATTCAATCTATCAGTTGTTCCCGATGGTAGCGTTTGGCATTTTTGCCTGGACGTTGCTTGAATATACTCTGCATCGATTCCTTTTCCACATTAAGACAAAGAGTTATTG GGGCAACACACTTCATTATCTACTTCACGGTTGTCATCATAAGCACCCTATGGACGGTTTGCGACTTGTTTTTCCTCCTGCTGCAACTGCTATTCTCTTGGTGCCT TTTTGGAACTTGATAAAACTCTTATCTACTCCTTCCACTGCTCCTGCATTCTTTGGTGGTGGTCTTCTTGGCTATGTAATGTATGATGTAACTCATTACTACTTGCACCATGGGCAGCCAACCACTAAAGTATCAAAGGCTCTCAAG AATAAAGGCTTTGGCATCACTTCCTCACTCTGGGACAAGATATTTGGAACCCTACCTCCATCAAAACAAGCTCAAAAGAGTtag